Proteins encoded in a region of the Vicia villosa cultivar HV-30 ecotype Madison, WI linkage group LG5, Vvil1.0, whole genome shotgun sequence genome:
- the LOC131603999 gene encoding protein HEAT STRESS TOLERANT DWD 1-like: MTRGIKHRQKAKSKTKKRSESSSSASAPQVPVKVWQPGVDKLEEDEELQCDPSAYNSLHAFHIGWPCLSFDILRDTLGLVRTEFPHTVYFMAGTQAEKPSWNSIGIFKVSNISGKRRELVPKHETDDSGVDGEDSDSEDDSDDEEEGGAAGPTLQLRKVTHEGCINRIRAMAQNPHICATWAESGHVQIWDMSSHLNALAETETEGVQGVDVVQSPLQKFKHKNEGYAIDWSPLVPGRLISGDCNNSIYLWEPTSAATWNIDTTAFTGHTGSVEDLQWSPTEPNVFASCSVDKTIAIWDTRGRSPAASFKAHNADVNVLSWNRLASCMLASGSDDGTISIRDLRLLKEGDSVVAHFEYHKHPITSIEWSPHEASSLAVSSSDNQLTIWDLSLEKDEEEEAEFKAKTQEHVKAPEDLPPQLLFIHQGQKDPKELHWHTQIPGMIVSTAADGFNVLMPSNIQSTLPSDGA; this comes from the exons ATGACTCGTGGAATTAAACATCGCCAAAAGGCAAAGAGCAAGACCAAG AAACGGAGTGAATCATCATCGTCTGCTTCAGCGCCACAGGTTCCAGTTAAAGTGTGGCAACCTGGTGTGGACAAattggaagaagatgaagagctTCAGTGTGATCCTTCTGCTTACAACTCTCTTCATGCTTTTCATATTGGGTGGCCCTGTCTTAG CTTCGACATTTTACGTGACACCCTGGGCTTAGTTCGAACAGAGTTTCCGCACACAGTGTATTTCATGGCAGGAACACAG GCTGAGAAACCTTCTTGGAATTCTATTGGGATTTTTAAAGTATCCAATATTTCTGGGAAGCGGCGTGAGCTGGTGCCTAAACATGAAACTGATGACTCTGGAGTGGATGGTGAGGATAGTGACAGCGAGGATGAtagtgatgatgaagaagaaggcgGTGCCGCTGGTCCGACTTTGCAG TTGCGGAAGGTAACTCACGAGGGTTGTATCAACCGGATACGCGCCATGGCACAAAATCCTCATATATGTGCAACTTGGGCAGAATCTGGTCACGTACAG ATCTGGGACATGAGTTCTCATCTAAATGCTCTAGCAGAGACGGAAACCGAAGGTGTCCAAGGAGTTGATGTAGTTCAGTCTCCACTTCAAAAATTTAAGCACAAAAATGAAGGCTATGCTATAGACTGGAGTCCTCTTGTTCCAGGAAGGCTTATATCTG GGGATTGCAATAATAGTATTTATCTTTGGGAGCCTACATCTGCTGCAACATGGAATATTGACACAACTGCTTTTACTGGACATACTGGTAGTGTTGAAGATCTGCAA TGGAGCCCTACAGAACCTAATGTTTTTGCTTCTTGTTCTGTGGATAAAACCATTGCAATATGGGATACTCGTGGGAGGTCACCAGCTGCGTCTTTTAAAGCACATAATGCTGATGTGAATGTATTGTCATGGAACAG GTTGGCCAGTTGTATGTTGGCGTCTGGTAGTGATGATGGAACCATATCTATTCGTGATCTCAGATTGCTTAAG GAAGGAGATTCTGTGGTAGCGCATTTTGAATACCATAAGCATCCAATCACATCCATTGAGTGGAGTCCACACGAAGCTTCTTCACTGGCTGTTTCATCCTCTGATAATCAACTCAC AATATGGGACCTTTCTTTAGAAAAGGACGAGGAAGAGGAAGCTGAATTTAAAGCTAAAACCCAAGAACATGTAAAAGCTCCTGAAGATCTACCTCCCCAACTATTGTTTATTCACCAG GGGCAAAAAGACCCCAAAGAACTGCATTGGCACACACAGATTCCTGGAATGATAGTGTCTACTGCAGCAGATGGATTCAATGTCCTCATGCCTTCAAATATTCAGAGCACCCTGCCATCAGATGGTGCTTGA